The genomic DNA AGCCGCATCTCGCACCTTCTCGTCGACGAGTTCCAGGACACCGACCCGCTCCAGGCGGAGATCATGCTGTTCCTCACCTCGGACGACGACCGGCAGAAGAACGCGTGGAAGCTGCGGCCGAGGCCGGGCTCGCTGTTCGTCGTCGGCGACCCGAAGCAGTCCATCTACCGCTTCCGCCGCGCGGACATCGAGACGTACGAGACGTTCACGGACATCGTGATCGCTTCGGGCGGCGCGGTCCTGCCTCTGACGTCGAGCTTCCGCACCGTGGACGCGGCCGCCGAGCCCGTCAACCGGACGTTCGCGGGGGTCTTCCCGAAGAAGGCGACGAAGCTCCAGGCCAGGTTCGCGCCCCTCGAGGCACGCGGCGCGGAGGCGGGGCCGACGTGCGGCGCTTTCCGGCTCGCGTCGCAGGGCGACGGAAACGTCCGCGAGGGCCGCGTGCGCTCGATCAACGCGCGGAACGTGGCCGACTTCGTCCGGCGCGCTCTCGCGGGCGGCTGGAAGATCCCTGCGGGCCCGGGCGGCGCGCTCGTGACTCCGCGCCCGTCGGACATCCTGGTCCTGACCGTGGGCCGCGACGCGCTCGCCGAGCACGCGCAGGCCCTCGAAGTCGCGGGCGTCCCCGTCGAGGTCACGGGGAGCAAGGCCTTCGCGATCACGAAGGGCCTTCTCGCGCTGCAGCCTCTCCTCGCCGCCGTGAACGACCCCGACGACGAAGTCGCCGTCGTCGCGTTCCTCTCGGGGCCGCTCTGCGGCGTGGACGACGACGCGCTCTGGCGCCACCGCAAGGCCGGCGGCCGATTCGCGTTCACGACCGACCCCGAACCCGGCACGGACGCGAAGATCGCCCGCGGCCTGGCTCACCTCCGCGACGCCCTGAGGGACAGCCGTGCCTTCCCGCCCGCGGCCGCGCTCGTGAAGATCGTGGAGCGTCTCGGCCTCGCGGCGTCCATCTCCGCCGACGAAGGCGGCCGCACCGCGACCGGCAACCTCCTCAAGGTCCTCGCGTGGGCGCGGCGGCTCTCGGCCGACGGCCACTCCTTCGCGGACGTCGCGCGGCGCCTCGTCGAGGACGCGCCCGAGCTCGAGGAGATGAGCGTCGACGCGGCGCGCTCGAACGCGGTCCGCCTCATGAACATCCACAAGGCCAAGGGGCTCGAGGCGCCCATCGTGATCCTCGCCGAGCCCGTCGACCGGACGCCGCACGAGCCGGGCTCCCACATCGAACGGACGGGCGACGTACCGCGCGGCTGGTTCCCGGTCCTCAAGCCGCTCGGCGAGCGCGGCGTGCGCATCCTCGCGCTCCCTCCGGACTGGGAGGAGAAGAGCGGAATCGAGCGCCTGTTCCTCGACGCCGAGCAGCAGCGTCTCTTCTACGTGGGCGCGACGCGCGCGATGTACACGCTCGTCGCGAGCGTCCACACGAAGGTCACGAAGAAGGACGGGCCGCGGCTCACGGGCCTCTGGGCGCCGCTCGACCCGTACCTCAAGGACCTCGTGGCCAGCCCCGCGCCCGCGCCGGCCCTGCCCGGACGCGACCTGCCGCCGCTCGCCGAAAGGCTCCCCGAGGTGCGCACGCGCCTCGCCGAGGCGCGGGAGCGCGCGGGCGCCCCGACGTATGGCGTCGTAACGGTGACGGCGCTCGCGAAGAAGGAGGGCCCCCGGGCCCCGTCGCCAGCCGAGGAGGCGCGTGGCGCCGCGTGGGGACGCGTCCTGCACCAGCTTCTCGAAGCGGCCCTGCGGATGCCCGGCGTCGACCTTCGGCCGCTCGCCCTCAATCTCATGCGGGACGAGGAGGTCGCGCCCGACCTCCTCGACGAAGTGCTTCGCGTCGCCGCGTCCGTCACGGCCTCCGAGCTCTGGACGCGGGCCCTCAAGTCGCCGCGCCGGTACGTCGAGGTCCCGTTCGAGATGGTCGTGCCGTCGGGCGACCTCGGCTTCGCGGCTGGGCCTCCCGAGACGCTCCTCAAGGGCGCAATGGACCTCGTCTTCGAAGAAGACGGCGTCTGGCGCATCGTGGACTGGAAGTCCGACGTCGTCGGCGACTCTCTCGCCGCGCTCGTCGCCCACTACGCGCCTCAGGTGACGCACTACAGGCGTGCGTGGGAGGCGCTCACGAAGCGGCCGGCGAAGGCCGGGCTCTTCTTCATGGACACCGGGGAACTCGTCTGGCTGGGAGACGAGGGAAACGAGAAAGAAGAGAAGATTTCTTTGAAAGTGAATACAGCCGACCGGGAGAGCGGCGCGCGGCCTGATGGCTCCGCGCCCCGGCAGCGCTCGCTCTTCGACGAATGAGGAGAACCGCGCTTCTCCTGGTTCTTGCGACCACCGGCTGCGCGTCCTCCGACTGGGCGAAGACCGAGAGCGTCCCCGGAGGAAAACTCTACGTCCCGAAGCTCTACGCTCCCCTCCTCCCCGGCTCGATGTACCCGGACAAGAAGGTGCAGATCCCGGCGAAGGCGCGCCCCGCGATGGTCCTCGTCTGTCCGTCCAAGGGAGATTGCCGCCAAAGGGAAGTCCTCGACCACGCGGCGCAGAGGGGCCTCGTGGTGCTGGTCGGACGAGAGCCGAATACCGATTTGCTTCGGACCCGTGCGGAGGCGGACCCTGAGCGGATCGGCTGGCTGCTCGTTTGGCCAGACGAAGCTTTTCTTAGAAGGTGGATACGGGCCGGCGCACCGGGCACCGCTACAGCGATAGTCGGGCCGCCTCGATTCCCCTCCTACCCTTCCAAGCATCTTCTCTTCGCGGCGCTGCTCGGCATGGAGCCTCTGGAGGCGGGAGACGGCATCGTCCTCAAGCTTTATTCTCCGAACCAGAATGGCCTCCTCCCGGGCGAGGCGTTTCGCGACGCCGTCGAGTGGCTGGCCGGCGAGCTCGGAGCGAGGTGAACGTGCTCTCCTGCGCCTGCGACGCCTTCCTCAACGACTGGTTCTCGAGCACCGCCGAGGGCGTCCGGCCTCCCACCTGGCGGCCCCTGTCCGAGCACCCCGACGCGCGCTTCGCGCCCGATCTCGACTGCTTCCGCGGCGAGAACCTCATCCTCGCGTTCTGCACCGAGTGCCGGCGGCGCTGGTACTTCAGCTGGGACCTGAAGGACGACGCGTTCCACGCCGTCCCGATCGGCGACGAGGTCCTCGCGACGCTCAACCTCGAGATCCCGCTCGAGCGCCTCGTCGCCTTCCTTCTGAGCCCCGAGTACAAATACTGGAACTGGGCGATCGAGGGCTGGTTCGACCGCTTCTTCCGGCTCGCGGGGGGCGACCTCGATGCGGCTGCGGCCTCCCTCCGCCACGCCCTCGAGACGCCCGGCCTCCGCGGAGACGTCGACGGCTCCATCCGGCGCCGGCACCAGCGAGTCCTGGACCTTCAGTCCGAGCGGGCTCGTGCGGCTGGGCCGAAGCGTCCCCGGAACCTCTCTCGCTGAGACCGTGCCTCAGGTCTAAAATCCGTCGCCATGAACACCCGGAACGAAGGCGCGGTCCGCGCCAAGGGCGTCCTTCATCCCTGGCAGAAGCGGCTCTACACGATCCTGCTCGTGCCACTCGGCCTGATGGCGGCGAACTCGATCTACCTCGTCGCCTTCACGAAGTACTCCTCGTTCTTCATGGCGATGCTGCTCATGCACCTCGTGCTGGGCCTCCTGATCGCCATCCCCTTCCTCGTCTTCGCGTTCACGCACGGCGCGCGGATGCTCGCAAACATCCGGAACCGCAACGCGAAGATCGCCGGGCTCACGATCGTCGGCCTCTCGCTGCTCTGCATCGGGACCGGGATCACGATGGCGCTGAAGGGTGCGACGCTCACGAACCGGCCGATCTACCTCGCGCACGTCTTCGCGATCCCCGTCGCGCTCGTCGCCTTCATCCTCCACCGGCGTGCCGCGGTCCACAAACTGCATTTGAGGATGCTCGCCCAGTGGGGCGGCGCCGTGGCCGCGTTCGTCCTCGTGATGGCGGGCCTCCACAAACTGGAGAAGCCGGCGCAGCGCGTCGTGAACACGAACGGCGACGTTCAGTTCTTCCTCTCGTCCGCCGAGACGTTCGACCAGGGCCTCCTCGACGGGAAGAGGCTGTCCGCGAACGCGTACTGCCAGGAGTGCCACCCGGACTCCTTCAAGCGCTGGGAGAAGTCCGCCCACCGCTTCTCGTCGTTCAACAACCCCTTCTACCGCCGCGCCGTCGAGCTCATGGCCGACCGCGTCGGCCGCGAGAAGACGAAGTGGTGCTCCGGCTGCCACGACCCGGCCGTCCTCTTCACGGGGCAGATGGGCAAGGCCACGATGGCCACGTTCTCGTACGACCAGTTCGAAGCGCAGCAGGGTCTCACCTGCATGGCCTGCCACTCCATCACCGAGGTCAAAGACCTGCGCGGCAACGGCGGCTACGTGATCGAGGAAAGCAAGCAGTACCCGTTCGCGTTCTCCAACAACAAGGCGCTCAAGGAGGTGAACAAGCTCCTGATCCGCATGGAGCCCTCCCTCCACCGCCAGACGTTCATGAAGCCGTTCATGCGCACGCCGGAATTCTGCTCGACGTGCCACAAGGTCGGGCTCCTCCCGCCGCTGAACGATTACCACTGGATGCGCGGTCAGAACCACTACGACAGCTGGTACGACTCGGGCGTTTCGGGCAACGCGGTGCGGTCGTTCTACGACCCGCCGAAGACGAAGGCCTGCCGCGATTGCCACCTGCCGCTGATGCCGTCCAACGAGTTCGGCAACCAGGCCGGGATGCTCCACGACCACCTCTTCCCCGCGGCCAACACGGCATTGCCGGCGATTCGCGGGGAAAAAGAAACGATAGAAGACATTCGTAAGAAGGTACTGGCTGGATCCCTCTCAATCGATGTCTTCGCGTTGAAGCGCGGTAGCGAGGTGCTGCCGATCGGCCCTGCGCTGCCGGCGGTGAGGCCCGGCGAGACCGTCGACGTCGAGGTCGTCGTGCGCACGCGGACGCTCGGGCACCCCTACACGAACGGCACGTCCGACAGCAACGAGACGTGGGTCGAGTTCAAGGCCGACAACGGCGCGCGCTCCGTGATGGCCTCGGGCACGCTCGACGCGAACGGACGCCTCGACCCCGCGGCCGACAAGATCGCGCAGCTCGCGATCGCGCACGACGGCTCCTTCATGGACCGCCGCCAGCCGCAGGACATCCACGTCCCGCTCTACAACAACTTCATCCCGCCGGGCGCGGCGCGCACGGTCCACTACCGCTTCACGGTGCCGAAGGACGCGGCGGGCTCGATCACGCTCGCGGCGGCCCTCAACTACCGGAAGTTCTCGCGCGATTACTCCATCTTCGTCGGCGGACCGGATGCCCCGACACTGCCCGTGACGCGAATCTCTGCGGATTCAGTCGTACTGCCCGTCGAAGGAAGCCTCCGCGGCGCCGCGACCGGCTCCGCCGCTCCGGTCGCCGGCGCAGCACCCTCAACTACTCGCGGAAATCCGGATTTCCCCGATCGGCAGTGGATCCGCTGGAACGACTACGGGATCGGCCTCCTCCTGCAGGGAGACCTCAGGGGAGCCTCGGCCGCGTTCAAGAAGGTCGCGGAGCTCGCCCCGGACAAGCCGGACGGCCCGCTGAACCTCGCGCGCTGCAAGGTGCAGGAGGGCGATCTCCCCGCGGCGAAGGCCGCGCTCGCCGACGCCGAGAAGCGCCGTCCGGGCTGGGGCAAGACGCAGTACTTCCGCTCGCTCGTTTCCAAGGAGGAGGGCCGCCTCGACGACGCGCTCGCCGACCTCGAACGCGTCCTCGCGAAGTTCCCGAAGGACCGCGTCGTCCTGAACCAGAAGGCCCGCGTCCTCTACCTCGCGGGCAAGTACGCGGAGGCGCTCCCGCCGATCGACGCCGTCCTCGCGATCGACGGCGAGGACCTCGCCGCGCATTACAACGCGATGCTCTGCCTCAAGGCGCTCGGGCGCTCGGAGGAGGCCGCCGCCGAGGAGAAGTGGTACCGGTTCTTCAAGGACGACGAGTCCGCCCGCGCGCTCCTCGCGGAGTACCGCATCGCGCACCCGCTCGAGAACCGCGAGTCGCTGCCGGTCCACGTCCACGACGACGCGCAGCCCTCGCAGGCCGTCCCGCCCGCGTGGCTTGCAGAGATCGGCCCGAAGGGCTACGAGTACAAGGGCTACGCGCCGAAGGGCGAAATGGTCCTGAAGGACGACCGCCCGCAGGGCGCGCCGCGCCCGTTCGCGCGGCCCGAGCCCCCGTCGAAACAGGCGGGGGAACGGAAGGGACCCGGCGTTCCGGTTGCGGCCGCCGTCGTCCCGGTCGTCTCGTCGCACTGATATCGTTCGTCGATGAAGAAGCGGTTTCTCCTCGTGCTCCTGTGCGTGGTGTTCGCCGGCCCGGCCCGTCCCCAGGGAGACGTGGCCGCCATGGACAAGTGGCTGAAGCCGAAGACGATCTTCTACCACGTGGAGGGCGCGTACGCGGGTAAGGCGCTCGTCTCCGTCCCGAACGGGGGCGCATGGGCCGACGTGACCGACCGCGTCGCGATCGACCTCGAGTGGAACCTCCGGAACGGAACGCTCGCGCACGTCCTCAAGATCGAAAACTTTCCGACGAAGATTGCGAACCTGCGCCAGGGCGAGCCGAAGTGCGCTCCCCCGGTCCTGCGCGGCGAGTACGAGCACGGGACGGTCCTCGAGATCGCCACGGGACCGACGGGTCAGCCCGAGATGAAGGTCGAGACGACGATCCCCGACGTCGACGTCCCGCAGTTCTGCACGGGGAAGCCCAAGCGCTGGAAGGGGAAGAAGAGCGTCCAGCCCGAGGAACTTCTCGTGCTTTCCCCGGTCCTCCTCACGATGCCTCTCGGCGATTCGAAGGACGTGAAGATCTCGAGCGACAGGAAGTCCATCGTCGCGACGAAGAACGGCTGGACCTGGACGTACACCCCGAGCGTGACGAAGCCGGCGGCCTGAGGGCGACAATACCTACGCCATGCAGATCCACACGCTCGATCTCGAGTTCTTCCGCGGCGAGACGATTGCCGCGTACCTCGTCGAATCCGGCGGCCATCTCGCGCTCGTCGAGACCGGCCCCGACTCCACCTGGCCGCACCTCGTCGCGGCGCTCGCGAAGCATGGCGCGAGGCCGGAGGACGTCAAGGACGTGCTCGTCACGCACATCCACCTCGATCACGCGGGCGCCGCATGGCGGCTCGCGCGGGCCGGCGCGAACGTGTGGGTGCACCCCCGCGGCGCGCCTCACATGGCCGACCCCTCGAAGCTCCTCGCGTCCGCGAGGCGGATCTACAAGGAACAGATGGATACGCTCTGGGGCACGCTGGAGCCGATTCCGGCCGACCGGCTGAAGGTCACGTCGGACGGCCTCGACATCCCGGTCGGCGGCGCCCGGATCCGCGTCCTCGAGACGCCCGGCCACGCGATCCACCACAACGCGTACCTCCTCGACGGCAACGTCTTCACGGGCGACGTCGGCGGCGTCGCGATCGGCGACGGCCCGAACCTGCCCCCGACTCCCCCGCCGGACATCGACCTTCCTACGTGGGCGCGCTCCATCGAGCGCATCAAGGCCGCGCGGCCGGACGCGTTCTATCCGACGCACTTCGGGCGCCACGGCGACGTCGCGCGCCGCCTTGACGAGATGTTCGACGAGCTCGAGGCTTGGGCCGCGTTCATTCGCGCGCGCCTCGACGAGGGCAAGGAAGAACCCGCGATCGTGCCGGAGTTCGAGGCGTGGCTCACGGAACGCCTGCTCGCGAAAGGCGTCGGCGCCGACGGCCTCGAGGCCTACAAGACCGCCCTCCCCTTCGCCATGAACGTCACCGGCCTCGTGCGGTACTGGAAGACGGCGGGCGCCGCGGCGTAACGGCCCCCGAGCCCCGAGGCCGTTCAGATGACGGCGTCGTAGCAGACCCGGTTCGCCTTCGGCTGACGTTTCCGGCCGTTCACAGCAGGTGGTACACGAACACGCAAAAAGGGACGAACCGCTCGACCTCGGCCTTCGGGACCTGCGGGTAACGCCGGATCATCTCCCTCGTCAGGCCCGGCACGTCGAAATCGAACAATTCCACGTATCTGCCGTGCGGCCCGTCAAAGAACCGGGACTTCTCACCCTTGGAGATTTCCCGCCGCAGGACGTCCTTGAGCCGCCGCAGGACGGCAATGCGCCTGGCGTCGTAAGCCCCCAGCTTCTTCCTCTTCAGCCGCGCGCGGATCTTCGCCTCGACCTTCGCCCGATCGGAAGATGAGAACTCGTAGACAAGGACGCCGAGCGCCTCGCTCTCCCACGTCGCGGGAACCTTGCGTTTCCCCGTCACGGGCCTCCTCGGAAGACGCGCCATCCCCCTCATCCCGGGAACTTCCCCTACTTGTCAGCGTAGCGCCAGGGCTCGCCCTTCGTGTGGACGCGAAAGACCACGATCTTCGCGCCCTTCGCGCCGGCGACCGCCACATGCCATTTCTTGAACGGCACGTGCCCGACAGTGCCGGGCGTGCCGATGATCGACGGCGCCCCGTCGATCTTGATCTCGACTTCGCCCTCGAGGTAGTAGTGAAACTCCTCTCCGGGATGCCAGTGCCGCTCCAGAGACGTGTTGGGCGGGATCTGCACGAGGTCGATGAGTACCTCCCGGCCGGGCGTGAAGTCCTCGGCGAGTGGCATCTGCATCAGGTTCTTGACGTTCGATTTCGCCGCCGGGCTCGATGCCCCGAGCGTCGAGCCCACGACCAGGCCAACGCCGAAAAGGGTGATCGGAATGACGCCTCTCGAGATCTTCATGCATCCCTCCCTTAGTCGCGCGGGCGCCTGGCCCGCTACATCCCCGACTGCGGCTTCAGGTCGAGCGTCGGCCGCGGCTCGTAGTGGAAAAGGAACTCGTTCACGCTCTCCTGCTGCGCGGCCTTGAGCGCCGCGCGGAGCTGGATCTGCTCGAGCGACTGTGCGAGGTAGCGCGGGCCGCCCATGTACTTCGGCGCCTTGTCCCTGAAGAACGCCTCGACGTCGGCGCGCTTCTCCGCGTCGCTGAAGCCGGACGCGAGCATCGGGAACCGCGCCGGAGACTCGCGCGGCAGCCGCGCGGCGATCTTGTCGAAGTTCGCCTTGAGGAACGCCCACGCCTCGGAACGCGTCTCGCGGTTCGACGCCTCCTCGCGGAGGATGCCGATCGTCTCGCGCGCGTCGAACTCGTGCGAGAGGGTGAGTTTCAACGCCGCCGGCACGACGGAGGGGTCGCGGAACAGTCCGAGCGCGCCGAGAAGCCGCGAGCGCTCCCGACGGTCCGTCGACTTACGCGCCTCGGCCAGGTACGCCTGGAAGAGTTCCACGTCGCCGTGCCGCGCGGCCACTCCGAGAACCTCGGACGCGAGAAGCGGATCCACGGCCTTGCGGTCCTTGAGCCAAGCCTTCGCGAGAGAACCCGCCTCGGCGACGAGCGCCGGCTCGTCGCCCTCGTTCGCGGCGAACGGGACGAGCGAGGCCCGCAGGAGCTGCGTGTCCTCGTCCTCGCCCTTCTTCGCGGCCCAGCCGAGCGCCTTCGCGCGAGCGCCGAAAACGTCGCTCACGAAGCGGCGATAGCGCGGGCGCATTCCGTCGGTGACGAGAAAGTCGCGCGGCGCTGCCGCGATCTTCTGGACGGCCTCGACGACGGGCCGGTCGGGGTCGTTCGCGAAAGCGGGGACGAGCGCGAGCGCCGTCGCCATCGGGACGTCGCCGCTGCGCGCGAGCGCCGCGACGTCGGAGAGGGTGGCGATCCGCTCACCGGCAGTCAGGTGCTTGCCGCCGTCGGCGAGGACCTTTCCGAGAAGGCTGCCCTTGTAAAGAACGCGGTAGTAGCCGTCGCCGGCGTTCGCGAGCACGCGCGCCGGGCACGCGCCGGGAAGCGAGAGGGAGCCCGCCGCCTCGGTCAGCAGAGTGCACACCGTTGCCGCGCCCGGGTCGCCGGTGCGCGCGCAGACCGGCACCTGCCACGTCTGCTGCGTCGAGCCCGTGGATCCGGTCGGAAGGAACCGCTTCTGCGAGAGGAGCAGCTTCGGCGCGCCGCCGGCGCACTGCAGCTCGGCCGTCACGAGCGGGACGCCGGGCTGGTCGAGGAACGACCGGAACGCCGGGACGACGGCCGCGTTCTTCGTGGCTTCGGCGATCGCCGCGACGAAGTCGTCGGAGGTCGCGGCGCCCCACGCGTGGGTCTTCAGATAATGCTGGATGCCCTTCCGGAAGCCCTCCTCGCCCACCCATCCCTCGAACATGGCGATCACGGCCGCACCCTTCTGGTACGTGATGCCGTCGAACGCGCTCACGATGTCGTCGTTGCCCGCGATCGGCTGGCGGATGCGCCGCGCCGTCACGAGCGAGTCCTGGTCCATCGCGCCGGTGCGCGAGCCCGCGCGCTGCACGGCCCAGCTCCACTCGGGCTTCCAGCGGTCGACGATCTTGGAGGTCATCCACGTCGCGAAGGCCTCGTTCAGCCAGATGTCGTCCCACCACGCCGTCGTCACGTAGTCGCCGAACCACTGGTGCGCCGTCTCGTGGGCGCAGACGCTCGCGTACGCGCGGCGGAAGCGGATCGTCTCGTCGGCGGGCTTCGCGAGCAGGAGGCTGGACGAATACGTCACGAGTCCCGCGTTCTCCATGGCGCCGAAGCCCACGGTCTGCGGAATCACGAGGTGGTCGAGCTTCTCGTAGGGGTACGGGATGTCGAAGTACTTCTCGAGGACGTCGAGGATCGGCCCCGTCGACTCGGCCGCCCAGCGCGCGTCGGCCGCTCGGCCCTTCGGGACGATCATGCGGATCGCGGTTTTGTTGCGTCCCGCGGTCCCCGCGGGGACGACGTCGAACGGGCCGACGCCGAACGCGACGAGGTAGCTCGGGAGCGGTTTCGTCGGCGCGAACACGAAGGCGCGCGCGCCGTCCCCGTCCGAACGCTCCGCGACGACGGGCGTGTTCGACACGGCGATCGCGCCTTTCGGCGCGTGGATCGTCAGCTGCCACGGCGTCTTGAACGACGGCTCGTCGAAGCACGGGAACGCGCGCCGCGCGTAGATCGCCTCGAAGTGGCTGAACGCGTACCAGTCGGCGCCGTCCCTCTGCCGGAAGACGCCCTGGGTGTCCTTGCCCTCGATTCGTCCCGTATAGGCAAGCGTCAGGTCGTATTCACCCGGCGGAAGATTTCTTTGAAAGTGAATACGGACGTAGTCCGCGCCCGCCGCCGATGCTTCCGCGGGAATGGAGCCCTTCCCGTCGGCCCCGAGGGCCGAGGCCGACTCGATTGCGAGCTCGGTTCCGTTCAGCCACAGCGTGTCGGATTCCCCTTTCAAAGAAATCCGAATCTCGATCTTCCCTCTGAACGTCTCTTTCGCCGGATCCAGCCACAGCTCCGCGGCGTAGTGCACCGGCTCGACGCCCGTGGGCAGGCGCAGCTTCGGGGGCTGCGGTGTCTCGGCGAGGGCCGCTACGGCAAGAGCCAGGGGAAGAAAAAAGAGGATCCCTTTGAGAGGAAGAGAGAAGGCACACTTCATGACTCGACTTTACGATGAAAACGGGTCCTCCTCGCGGGAGTAACATTTCTGTCCCATGACCATTCAAAGAAATCCCCTCTTTCTCGGCGTCCTCTGTCTTCTCGCCGCCGGCTGCGCCAAGACGCCGCCGAAACCCGTCTCCCCCACCCCGGCCCCCGAGCCGACGAAGGTCGCCTCGTCGATCCGGTTCGAGGACGTCACGAAGGCTTCGGGCGTTTCGTTCGTCCACGTGAACGGGGCCGCCGGCAAGAAGTGGATGCCCGAGACGATGGGCTCCGGGGTTGCGGCCTTCGACGCCGACGGCGACGGCCGCGTGGACCTCCTCTTCGTGAACGGAAGGTGGTGGCCCGGCGACCCGAGGTCCGCGCAGCAGCCGACGCTCTCATTCTGGAGGAACGTCACCGAGCCGGGCGGGGCGCTCCGCTTCGAGGACCGCACGAAGGAAGCAGGCCTCGCCGTCTCGATCTACGGCATGGGCGTCGCGGTCGGCGACGTCAACGACGACGGCGCGCCCGACCTCGTGATCACCGGCCTCGACGACAACCGCCTGCTCCTCAACGACGGCAGGGGACGATTCAAGGACGCCACGAAGGGCTCGGGCCTCGTCGGGTCGGGCTGGGGCACGTCGGCCGCATTCGCGGACTTCGACGGCGACGGCGTCCTCGACCTCTTCGTCGGGCAGTACGTGAACTGGACGCCGAAGACGGACATGCATTGCTCGCTCGACGGGAAGACGAAGTCCTACTGCACGCCGGAGCGCTACAACGGCGTCTCGTCCCGCCTCTACAAGGGCCTCGGCGGCGGGACGTTTCGCGAGATCACGAAGGAAGCCGGACTCGT from Acidobacteriota bacterium includes the following:
- a CDS encoding VCBS repeat-containing protein, whose amino-acid sequence is MTIQRNPLFLGVLCLLAAGCAKTPPKPVSPTPAPEPTKVASSIRFEDVTKASGVSFVHVNGAAGKKWMPETMGSGVAAFDADGDGRVDLLFVNGRWWPGDPRSAQQPTLSFWRNVTEPGGALRFEDRTKEAGLAVSIYGMGVAVGDVNDDGAPDLVITGLDDNRLLLNDGRGRFKDATKGSGLVGSGWGTSAAFADFDGDGVLDLFVGQYVNWTPKTDMHCSLDGKTKSYCTPERYNGVSSRLYKGLGGGTFREITKEAGLVNPLGKALGIAVRDFDGDGRPDLVVANDTSPNNLCRNVETVNGIPRFKDMAIEAGVAVGEDGRARGAMGVAFGDTKNDGGVTLVVGNFSNEMWSVWSAGPKGDFFVDESVQSGIGRTSLLPLTFGVAFADFDLDGVLDLVGVNGHG